From the Thermococcus sp. 18S1 genome, one window contains:
- the thpR gene encoding RNA 2',3'-cyclic phosphodiesterase has protein sequence MRAFIAIEVSDEVRDNLLKAQERIGGKSAKIKFVERENFHVTLKFLGEINEITAEEVKRALAEIAKKHKKHRVRVKGIGVFPNPNYVRVIWAGIENDEGIKAIAKDVEREMRRLGFKKDKDFVAHITIGRVKFVRDKLELAMALKDLANEDFGEFDVEAIELKKSTLTPKGPIYETVARFELAK, from the coding sequence ATGAGGGCGTTCATAGCCATTGAGGTTAGCGACGAAGTTCGCGACAACCTCCTGAAGGCCCAGGAGAGGATAGGGGGCAAATCGGCCAAGATAAAGTTCGTCGAGAGGGAGAACTTCCACGTCACGCTCAAGTTCCTAGGGGAGATCAACGAGATAACGGCAGAAGAGGTCAAGAGGGCTTTAGCTGAGATAGCGAAGAAGCACAAGAAGCACCGCGTTAGGGTGAAGGGGATAGGTGTCTTCCCAAACCCTAACTACGTCCGCGTCATCTGGGCTGGAATAGAGAACGACGAGGGTATAAAGGCGATAGCGAAGGACGTTGAACGGGAGATGAGAAGGCTGGGCTTCAAGAAAGACAAGGACTTCGTGGCCCACATAACCATCGGCCGCGTCAAGTTCGTGAGGGACAAACTGGAGCTGGCGATGGCCCTCAAAGACCTCGCCAACGAGGACTTCGGCGAGTTTGATGTTGAGGCCATAGAGCTGAAGAAGAGCACACTCACCCCAAAGGGTCCCATCTACGAGACAGTTGCAAGGTTCGAGCTGGCCAAGTGA
- a CDS encoding phosphoribosyltransferase gives MDKVYLTWWQIDRAIFALADRLRDYKPDVIVGVARGGLIPAVRLSHILGDLEVKVIDVKFYKDIEERMEKPLITIPLHGSLEGKKVVIVDDVSDTGKTLEVVIEEVKKAGAEEVKVACLSMKPWTKVVPDFYVFRTDKWVVFPWEEFPVVVRE, from the coding sequence ATGGACAAAGTCTATCTCACATGGTGGCAGATTGACAGGGCCATCTTCGCGCTCGCAGACAGGCTGAGGGATTACAAACCCGACGTTATCGTCGGCGTCGCGAGGGGCGGACTCATTCCGGCCGTGAGGCTCAGCCACATCCTCGGCGACCTGGAGGTCAAGGTCATCGACGTCAAGTTCTACAAGGACATCGAGGAGAGGATGGAGAAGCCGCTCATAACCATCCCCCTCCACGGCTCGCTGGAGGGCAAGAAGGTCGTCATCGTCGACGACGTCAGCGACACGGGGAAGACCCTCGAAGTCGTCATCGAGGAGGTCAAGAAGGCCGGGGCGGAGGAGGTCAAGGTGGCCTGCCTCAGCATGAAGCCCTGGACGAAGGTGGTTCCGGACTTCTACGTTTTCCGCACCGACAAGTGGGTGGTCTTCCCCTGGGAGGAGTTCCCGGTCGTCGTGAGGGAGTGA
- a CDS encoding adenosylcobalamin-dependent ribonucleoside-diphosphate reductase, whose translation MPVEKVMKRDGRIVPFDKERIKWAIQRAMLEVGVRDEKLLNRVVRRVVRRVNELYDGQTPHIENIQDIVELELMRAGLFDVAKAYILYRKRKAEIREEKKKILNKDRLDEIDKRFSINALRVLASRYLIKNEKGEIIESPRELFERVSVLAVIPDLLYDERVFDKDGNHEQDLSRVEHYMGLLDEYDGKLSIGRFKLNKYHFERLLNLYRELAEKGRMKVPIDDVIKMLENGAFDRYEDEVEEYFRLMTSQVFMPNSPALINSGRPLGMLSACFVVPIEDDMESIMKAAHDVAMIQKMGGGTGLNFSKLRPEGDLVGTTTGAASGPVSFMHLIDAVSDVIKQGGVRRGANMGILEVWHPDIEKFIHAKEKNVGTNVLSNFNISVGIWADFWEALKEGKRYPLINPRTGEKVKEIDPKSLFEELAYMAWAKADPGVVFFDVINRRNVLEPAKGEKIRATNPCGEEPLYDYESCNLASINLAKFVKYNEEGQPYFDWDEYAYVIQKVAKYLDNAIDVNKFPLPEIDRNTKLTRRIGVGMMGLADALFKLGIAYNSKEGYDFMRKATEYLTFYAYKYSVEAAKKRGPFPLYEKSKYKDGELPVEGFYHREIWNLPWDELAEEIKRYGVRNGMTTTCPPTGSVSMIADTSSGIEPIFALVYKKSVTVGEFYYVDPVFESELKKRGLYSDEILKKISDNYGSVQGLEEIPEDLQRVFVTSMDIHWLDHLLAQANIQLWLTDSASKTINMPNDATVEDVKAAYLLAYKLGCKGITVYRDGSLSVQVYSVEGEKKQRVKAKPSKYAVERLRTIVEAEPGLAKFINVEAILNGTNGKEKAESVGLTFSVSHVTAPKPQAHEHPHHAEPADVPEEKIKELLGIAYCPVCYEKDGELVELKMESGCATCPRCGWSKCVIS comes from the coding sequence ATGCCAGTTGAAAAAGTGATGAAAAGGGATGGCAGAATTGTCCCGTTCGATAAAGAGCGTATAAAGTGGGCTATACAGAGGGCAATGCTTGAAGTCGGCGTTCGCGATGAGAAGCTCCTCAACAGGGTCGTTAGAAGGGTCGTCAGAAGGGTCAACGAGCTGTACGACGGCCAAACTCCGCACATAGAGAACATCCAGGATATAGTCGAGCTTGAACTCATGCGCGCCGGCCTCTTCGACGTGGCGAAGGCATACATCCTCTACCGCAAGAGAAAGGCCGAGATACGCGAGGAGAAGAAAAAGATACTCAACAAGGACAGGCTGGACGAGATAGACAAGCGCTTCTCCATCAACGCCCTCCGCGTCCTTGCTTCACGCTACCTGATAAAGAACGAGAAGGGAGAGATAATTGAGAGCCCCAGGGAGCTCTTCGAGCGCGTCTCCGTTCTCGCCGTCATCCCTGACCTGCTCTACGATGAGAGGGTTTTTGATAAGGACGGAAACCACGAGCAGGACTTAAGCAGGGTTGAGCACTACATGGGACTCCTCGACGAGTACGACGGGAAGCTCTCCATCGGAAGGTTCAAGCTCAACAAATACCACTTCGAGAGGCTCCTCAACCTCTACCGCGAGCTGGCCGAGAAGGGTCGGATGAAGGTTCCGATCGACGATGTAATAAAGATGCTCGAGAACGGCGCGTTCGACCGCTACGAGGACGAGGTTGAGGAGTACTTCAGGCTGATGACGAGCCAGGTGTTCATGCCCAACAGTCCGGCGCTCATCAACTCCGGCAGACCGCTCGGCATGCTCTCGGCGTGCTTCGTTGTGCCGATAGAGGACGACATGGAGAGCATCATGAAGGCCGCCCACGACGTGGCCATGATACAGAAAATGGGCGGTGGAACCGGTTTGAACTTCTCGAAGCTCCGCCCTGAGGGAGACCTCGTTGGAACCACCACCGGAGCCGCGAGCGGTCCCGTCAGCTTCATGCACCTCATCGACGCCGTCAGCGACGTCATCAAGCAGGGCGGCGTGAGGCGCGGGGCGAACATGGGCATCCTCGAGGTCTGGCACCCGGACATAGAGAAGTTCATCCACGCCAAGGAGAAGAACGTCGGAACCAACGTGCTCAGCAACTTCAACATCAGCGTCGGCATCTGGGCCGACTTCTGGGAGGCCCTCAAGGAGGGCAAGCGCTACCCGCTCATCAACCCGAGAACTGGAGAGAAGGTCAAGGAGATAGACCCCAAGAGCCTCTTCGAGGAGCTCGCCTACATGGCCTGGGCGAAGGCAGACCCCGGTGTAGTGTTCTTCGACGTCATCAATAGAAGGAACGTTCTGGAGCCGGCGAAGGGCGAGAAAATCCGTGCGACCAACCCATGTGGAGAAGAGCCTCTCTACGACTACGAATCGTGCAATCTGGCCTCGATCAACCTTGCAAAGTTCGTGAAATACAACGAGGAAGGTCAGCCGTACTTCGACTGGGACGAGTACGCCTACGTGATTCAGAAGGTGGCGAAGTACCTCGACAACGCCATCGACGTGAACAAGTTCCCGCTACCCGAGATAGACCGGAACACCAAGCTCACCAGAAGAATAGGCGTCGGAATGATGGGATTAGCTGATGCCCTCTTCAAGCTGGGCATAGCCTATAACAGCAAAGAGGGCTACGACTTCATGAGAAAGGCAACCGAGTACCTCACGTTCTACGCCTACAAATACTCCGTCGAGGCCGCCAAAAAGCGCGGGCCCTTCCCGCTCTACGAGAAGAGCAAATACAAGGATGGTGAGCTCCCGGTCGAGGGCTTCTACCACAGAGAGATATGGAACCTGCCGTGGGACGAGCTGGCCGAGGAGATCAAGCGCTACGGTGTGAGGAACGGAATGACCACCACCTGCCCACCAACGGGTTCGGTTTCAATGATAGCCGACACCTCCAGCGGAATCGAGCCAATATTCGCCCTGGTCTACAAGAAGAGCGTCACCGTCGGCGAGTTCTACTACGTTGACCCCGTCTTCGAGAGTGAGCTCAAGAAGCGCGGCCTCTACAGCGACGAGATACTCAAGAAGATAAGCGACAACTACGGCTCGGTCCAGGGCCTTGAGGAGATTCCTGAGGACCTCCAGCGCGTCTTCGTAACCTCCATGGACATCCACTGGCTCGACCACCTCCTGGCGCAGGCCAACATCCAGCTCTGGCTCACCGACAGCGCGAGCAAGACCATAAACATGCCGAACGACGCAACGGTTGAGGACGTTAAGGCGGCCTACTTGCTCGCGTACAAGCTCGGCTGTAAGGGAATAACCGTTTACCGCGACGGCTCGCTCTCGGTGCAGGTCTACAGCGTCGAGGGAGAGAAGAAGCAGCGCGTCAAGGCCAAGCCGAGCAAGTACGCCGTCGAGAGGCTCAGGACCATCGTCGAGGCGGAGCCGGGACTGGCCAAGTTCATCAACGTGGAGGCGATACTCAACGGGACCAACGGAAAGGAGAAGGCCGAGAGCGTGGGGCTGACCTTTTCGGTCTCCCACGTCACGGCGCCCAAGCCACAGGCCCACGAGCACCCCCACCACGCGGAACCGGCTGATGTCCCAGAGGAGAAGATAAAGGAACTCCTGGGCATCGCATACTGCCCGGTATGCTATGAGAAGGACGGGGAGCTTGTGGAGCTGAAGATGGAGAGCGGCTGCGCCACCTGCCCGAGGTGTGGGTGGAGTAAGTGTGTGATAAGCTGA
- a CDS encoding ferritin family protein, which yields MKLGELLERLVWQENELYNLHKLGETFATFERPDLVETFQLMAEEELRHRKTLETLLAEGSLEGTAVIDYLDSLSLEPMLGDERAKPESLEELILDALVREKHAYELYTKLAQILDGSLGHIFKMMAGEELKHAYRLKLVYETL from the coding sequence ATGAAACTTGGGGAACTCCTTGAGAGGCTGGTCTGGCAGGAGAACGAGCTGTACAACCTTCACAAGCTCGGTGAGACCTTCGCCACATTTGAGAGGCCCGATCTGGTGGAGACGTTTCAGCTGATGGCGGAGGAGGAGCTGAGGCACAGGAAAACCCTCGAGACACTGCTCGCCGAGGGAAGTTTGGAGGGAACTGCGGTTATAGACTACCTCGATTCCCTGTCCCTCGAACCGATGCTGGGTGATGAGAGGGCAAAGCCCGAGAGCCTCGAGGAGCTGATTCTGGATGCCCTCGTAAGGGAGAAGCACGCCTACGAGCTCTACACAAAGCTCGCCCAGATACTGGACGGTTCCCTGGGGCACATATTCAAAATGATGGCCGGGGAGGAGCTAAAACACGCCTACCGGCTTAAACTGGTCTACGAAACCCTTTGA
- a CDS encoding HAD-IIA family hydrolase: MLRKIGLIFDMDGVLYRGNKPVDGARELIEFLKDTGIPFIFLTNNSTRDPSMYREKLISMGVDVPEEAIVTSGLATRLYMEKHLEPGKIFVIGGEGLHREMERLGWGVVGVDEARNGGWREAKYVVVGLDPELTYEKLKYGTLAVRNGARFIGTNPDTTYPAEDGIHPGAGAIIAALKASTGVEPLVIGKPNEPAFEVARERLRGFGDVDEIWMVGDRLDTDIVFAKRFGMKAVMVLTGVNTPRDVEKTGIVPNIILPSVGELLYYLKTFVEASE; the protein is encoded by the coding sequence ATGCTGAGAAAAATCGGCCTGATCTTCGACATGGACGGCGTTCTTTACAGGGGGAACAAACCGGTTGACGGTGCCAGGGAACTGATAGAATTCCTGAAGGATACAGGCATTCCGTTCATCTTCCTCACCAACAACTCCACAAGGGACCCCTCCATGTACCGGGAGAAGCTCATCTCGATGGGCGTAGACGTTCCAGAGGAGGCGATAGTAACCTCAGGCCTGGCAACGAGGCTCTACATGGAAAAACACCTCGAACCGGGAAAAATCTTCGTCATCGGCGGGGAAGGGCTGCACAGGGAGATGGAACGCCTCGGATGGGGGGTCGTTGGCGTAGATGAAGCCAGAAACGGAGGATGGAGAGAGGCCAAATACGTTGTCGTCGGCCTCGACCCGGAGCTGACCTACGAGAAGCTCAAGTACGGAACGCTGGCGGTAAGGAACGGCGCGAGGTTCATAGGCACCAACCCCGACACCACGTACCCCGCGGAGGACGGCATCCACCCGGGGGCCGGGGCGATAATAGCCGCGTTGAAGGCCTCAACGGGTGTGGAGCCACTGGTGATAGGCAAGCCAAACGAGCCTGCCTTCGAGGTGGCCAGGGAGAGGCTGAGAGGGTTCGGGGACGTTGACGAAATCTGGATGGTCGGCGACAGACTCGACACAGACATCGTCTTCGCCAAACGCTTCGGCATGAAGGCGGTAATGGTCCTGACGGGGGTAAACACGCCGAGGGATGTTGAAAAAACCGGTATAGTTCCAAACATCATCCTTCCGAGCGTGGGGGAGCTCCTCTACTACCTGAAGACCTTTGTGGAGGCATCGGAATGA
- a CDS encoding oligosaccharyl transferase, STT3 subunit yields the protein MRTTETQKIFNGLWSLTRTRYFLLILTILTLILRMITFRLKYFLGYDTYFHAAYVEYSAKIGEWVNLFPYANAPWGMLIDQFHPKGFWMLPLYFHRLLSPFGVSLETAFKMTPPIIGIATIIVGYFAVKSLYNNEVATLSSLFIAISFGHIFRSMANYYRGDNYFLLWYSIALLGIGFALELANQGREKYRRLLFYIIPGLAAGMAAAFWSAYYLIFVFLLSNALFIAIGALLLRRDWAFLDSLALVISTAFGALVANVMGAILGYGMFGWNRPDGIEVARNLGLHFELVKDAFLLVYLKYAVPLTLIGVLLLFGVHKGVRGMKGRSMIAIILLLAMVIVGIKYHGFIERVFLRFLQRFGEKAIAETRRTSLRDVWVSYGTLLLALPFFILHLRPSRAKMADFVVLSFALPSVAMVTIWARFLFIGSLAVTILAAVGAWEMMQEVRNLKVPHKKYLPSLIIILLVIPTVLLAVQNTMNLKPFINEEWEAALTNLGITSNKNDVVLTWWDQAHWVTYYAHRGALPGGAPNEFVAKYYMGMVKRDELMSLGVDYIIVSYDTVRKFPAVLKIANVPLNEYPMIPIPLVEIRGETLIFSIDGYSITARPGNDNNWKVIANAGNSVFSPMEAYVENSHGIEEVNVTGAPKADAYVYINLNYGYAVLMNWKAFNTTLARLMFTESLPGYSMVYSDGGYIKIFRFEHPNVAVVSREGRIVLKFTNATGTRLVLEGFMDNGTRVFEESYDVTGLDEFSLPPELEESAVVRYTYERNGKVLDRGTFRLNDAWGQ from the coding sequence ATGAGGACCACTGAAACTCAGAAAATTTTCAATGGGCTGTGGAGCCTCACAAGAACCAGATATTTTCTCCTCATCTTAACGATTCTCACCCTCATACTCCGCATGATCACGTTCCGCCTCAAATATTTCTTAGGCTACGATACCTACTTTCATGCGGCCTACGTTGAGTATTCAGCCAAAATAGGAGAATGGGTAAACCTCTTCCCCTACGCCAACGCTCCATGGGGAATGCTCATAGACCAATTCCACCCCAAAGGGTTCTGGATGCTCCCACTGTATTTCCACCGCCTGCTCTCCCCATTCGGAGTGTCTCTTGAGACCGCGTTTAAAATGACACCCCCAATAATAGGCATTGCAACCATAATTGTGGGTTATTTCGCAGTCAAAAGTCTGTACAACAACGAAGTTGCAACTCTCTCATCTCTCTTCATCGCCATCAGCTTTGGCCATATCTTCCGCTCTATGGCAAATTATTACAGAGGCGACAATTACTTCCTGCTCTGGTACTCGATAGCGCTCCTCGGGATCGGTTTTGCACTTGAGCTCGCAAATCAGGGAAGAGAGAAGTACAGAAGGCTGCTTTTTTACATCATTCCCGGGCTTGCTGCAGGAATGGCAGCAGCATTCTGGAGTGCGTACTACCTGATATTTGTATTTCTCCTTTCAAATGCCCTCTTCATTGCCATTGGGGCGTTGCTCCTTCGGAGAGACTGGGCTTTTCTTGACTCACTAGCACTTGTTATCTCAACAGCCTTCGGAGCTTTGGTTGCCAATGTGATGGGAGCGATATTGGGGTATGGTATGTTTGGGTGGAACCGTCCGGATGGCATTGAGGTTGCAAGGAACCTTGGGCTCCATTTCGAACTCGTAAAAGATGCGTTTCTGCTGGTTTACCTTAAGTACGCAGTACCCCTTACACTCATTGGGGTTCTTCTTCTTTTTGGAGTCCACAAGGGCGTCAGGGGCATGAAGGGGAGATCAATGATCGCCATAATACTGCTTCTGGCGATGGTAATCGTGGGTATTAAGTACCATGGTTTCATTGAGAGAGTGTTTCTACGCTTCCTTCAGAGATTCGGAGAGAAAGCCATCGCAGAGACCAGGAGGACATCACTGAGGGACGTGTGGGTATCTTATGGGACACTGTTACTTGCGCTTCCGTTCTTTATCCTTCACCTGAGGCCATCTCGGGCAAAGATGGCTGATTTCGTCGTGCTCAGCTTTGCACTCCCCAGTGTAGCTATGGTGACAATATGGGCAAGATTTCTATTTATAGGCTCTCTCGCCGTTACAATACTGGCGGCAGTTGGAGCATGGGAAATGATGCAAGAGGTTCGAAATCTGAAGGTGCCCCACAAAAAATACCTCCCCTCACTAATCATTATCCTTCTGGTGATTCCCACAGTCCTTTTGGCCGTTCAAAATACCATGAACCTAAAACCGTTCATTAATGAGGAGTGGGAAGCCGCACTAACAAATCTTGGAATCACATCCAACAAAAATGACGTTGTCCTCACATGGTGGGATCAGGCCCACTGGGTGACATACTATGCGCATAGAGGGGCCCTCCCAGGAGGCGCTCCAAACGAATTCGTTGCAAAGTACTATATGGGCATGGTTAAAAGGGACGAACTAATGAGCCTCGGAGTAGATTATATCATAGTCTCTTATGATACCGTGAGGAAGTTCCCGGCAGTTCTAAAAATTGCCAATGTTCCCTTAAATGAATATCCAATGATTCCCATACCTCTTGTTGAGATAAGAGGAGAGACATTAATATTCTCTATTGATGGATACTCCATAACTGCACGACCAGGAAACGACAATAACTGGAAAGTTATCGCAAACGCTGGCAACAGTGTGTTCTCTCCCATGGAAGCATACGTGGAAAATTCACATGGGATAGAAGAGGTCAACGTTACCGGCGCCCCAAAAGCTGATGCATATGTGTACATAAACTTGAACTACGGCTACGCCGTCCTTATGAACTGGAAAGCTTTCAACACAACCCTCGCAAGGCTGATGTTCACGGAGAGCCTGCCGGGATACAGCATGGTGTACTCCGACGGAGGATACATCAAGATCTTCAGATTCGAACACCCCAACGTGGCCGTTGTTTCCCGGGAGGGACGCATCGTCCTGAAGTTCACGAACGCCACCGGAACGCGCCTGGTACTCGAGGGCTTTATGGACAACGGAACCCGGGTCTTCGAGGAGAGCTACGACGTGACGGGATTGGATGAGTTTTCCCTTCCCCCGGAGCTGGAAGAGAGCGCCGTCGTAAGGTATACTTACGAGAGGAACGGAAAGGTGCTGGATAGGGGCACATTTAGGTTAAACGACGCTTGGGGACAGTGA
- a CDS encoding glycosyltransferase family 4 protein has protein sequence MRIAFIYDALYPDVKGGVERRLYELGKRLSRRHEVHWYTFGWWGKGKTTEREGIIIHGLGKPVDLYKGDVRNPWEAIIFSWRLLRREIDSYDVIDCQEFPYLHAYPARVKFSGFETFVITWHEYWGDYWVDYLPMGARVGKLAENGLLKLTDNHVVVSRRTLLRLAEVRAGNFGFVPNGIDFEFIRSVEPHPELKYDAVFVGRLIKHKNVLMLLNALKLLVQELPSFRVAIIGDGPQRMELESLARTLGIRANVDFLGFLPRFSDVVSIVKSSRLLAFPSLREGFGMVVLEANAAGIPVVTVNSPLNAATDLIIDGLNGYVSDPTPEGFAEKLLLAWENSPKMKRPSLSLAKKYDWNNIANRLEKYYKGVANGS, from the coding sequence ATGCGAATAGCGTTCATATACGATGCCCTTTACCCTGATGTCAAGGGGGGTGTCGAGCGTAGGCTCTATGAGCTCGGGAAGCGCCTATCTAGGAGACATGAGGTTCACTGGTACACGTTCGGATGGTGGGGGAAGGGCAAGACAACAGAGCGAGAGGGTATAATAATCCATGGCCTTGGAAAACCTGTTGACCTGTATAAAGGGGATGTCAGGAATCCTTGGGAAGCTATAATCTTCTCGTGGAGACTCCTTCGTCGTGAAATAGATTCGTACGACGTGATCGACTGTCAAGAGTTCCCGTACCTCCATGCGTACCCAGCAAGGGTGAAGTTCTCTGGTTTTGAAACGTTTGTAATCACCTGGCATGAATATTGGGGTGATTACTGGGTGGATTACCTTCCCATGGGGGCAAGAGTGGGAAAACTGGCCGAGAATGGCCTCCTAAAACTGACTGACAATCATGTGGTTGTCTCAAGGCGCACGCTCCTGAGGCTAGCGGAGGTTAGGGCAGGAAACTTCGGGTTTGTTCCGAACGGCATTGACTTCGAGTTCATACGCTCCGTTGAACCCCACCCTGAGCTGAAATACGATGCTGTCTTTGTTGGCAGGCTCATTAAGCATAAGAACGTGCTGATGCTCCTGAATGCCCTAAAGCTGTTGGTGCAGGAATTACCCTCCTTCAGGGTTGCAATAATCGGGGACGGCCCTCAACGGATGGAGCTGGAATCTCTGGCAAGAACATTGGGAATCAGGGCAAATGTGGACTTCTTGGGCTTTCTACCACGCTTTAGTGACGTTGTCTCGATTGTTAAATCGTCGCGGCTTCTGGCATTCCCATCCCTCCGGGAAGGGTTTGGGATGGTTGTTCTCGAGGCCAATGCTGCAGGGATCCCTGTGGTCACTGTAAACTCTCCTTTAAACGCAGCTACAGACCTTATAATAGATGGCTTGAATGGCTATGTGAGTGACCCAACCCCTGAAGGCTTTGCAGAGAAACTTTTATTAGCATGGGAAAACTCTCCCAAGATGAAGCGTCCTTCCCTCTCACTTGCGAAAAAATATGACTGGAATAATATTGCAAATCGGCTTGAGAAGTACTACAAAGGTGTTGCAAATGGGTCCTGA